One stretch of Corynebacterium auriscanis DNA includes these proteins:
- a CDS encoding phage portal protein, which yields MSWSSEDANVVGRLALKLHRHAVSNRKKWEYYDGAVGIKNLGIAVPEALVNVEAVVGWPEVVVDALAERLEFQGWRSQEDISDLERVFVDNQLDVEVQKAVLDSLVTGVGFLAVSNGGVGEPDVIVNAVPSSRATFEWDERLNRMACGFTRELAADGAVFETLYLPERTVTRVVRDGVAEVTTVAHGLGRCALVALPNRVRADFSRGRSEITRAIRYYTDHGVRTILGMEYNREFYTTPQRYLTNVTPEQLGASEEPTSSELVELGWKVAMNKALIIPPGDPEDGEGEPSAGQFSSAAPTPYIDELKMLAQLVSAQSGVPASYLGFVSDNPTSADAIRASEARLVKKAEDRQRAFGQALVELAGLLRVALGAGGVVVSPVWRDASTPTLAATMDAMVKAVQAKIFPMGSEIVLDRIGVSSAEKAVLRREWAHQQASQRLVSLTSQGLGESVRVPVSGDVGVDEFVSGEDSSGL from the coding sequence GTGAGTTGGTCTTCTGAGGATGCGAATGTTGTTGGGCGCCTGGCGTTGAAGCTTCACCGGCATGCGGTGAGTAACCGCAAGAAGTGGGAGTATTACGACGGGGCAGTGGGGATTAAGAATCTTGGTATCGCAGTCCCGGAGGCTTTGGTGAACGTTGAAGCTGTCGTGGGGTGGCCTGAGGTTGTTGTGGATGCTTTGGCCGAGCGCTTGGAGTTTCAGGGGTGGCGTTCGCAGGAGGATATTTCTGATCTGGAGCGGGTTTTCGTTGATAATCAGCTCGATGTTGAGGTGCAGAAGGCTGTGCTGGATTCTTTGGTGACTGGTGTGGGGTTTTTGGCGGTGTCGAATGGTGGCGTGGGGGAGCCGGATGTGATTGTGAATGCGGTGCCTTCGTCGCGGGCGACGTTTGAGTGGGATGAACGCTTGAATCGTATGGCGTGTGGTTTTACGCGTGAGCTGGCTGCGGATGGTGCTGTGTTTGAGACGTTGTATTTGCCTGAGCGCACGGTCACTCGGGTTGTGCGTGATGGGGTGGCGGAAGTTACTACGGTGGCGCATGGTTTGGGCCGGTGTGCTTTGGTAGCGTTGCCTAACCGAGTGCGTGCTGATTTTTCGCGTGGCCGGTCTGAGATTACGCGGGCTATCCGTTATTACACAGATCATGGTGTGCGCACTATTTTGGGCATGGAGTATAACCGCGAGTTTTATACGACGCCGCAGCGGTATTTGACGAATGTGACCCCGGAGCAGTTGGGGGCAAGTGAGGAACCCACTTCGAGTGAGTTGGTGGAGCTTGGGTGGAAGGTCGCGATGAATAAGGCGCTGATTATTCCGCCGGGTGATCCTGAAGATGGTGAAGGGGAGCCTTCTGCTGGGCAGTTTAGTTCGGCTGCGCCGACTCCTTATATCGATGAGTTGAAGATGCTGGCGCAGTTGGTTTCCGCGCAGTCTGGTGTTCCTGCTTCGTATTTGGGGTTCGTGTCTGATAATCCGACGTCGGCTGATGCGATTCGGGCTTCTGAGGCTCGTTTGGTGAAAAAGGCTGAGGATAGGCAGCGGGCGTTTGGGCAGGCGTTGGTTGAGTTGGCTGGGTTGTTGCGTGTGGCGTTGGGGGCGGGTGGTGTGGTGGTGTCGCCGGTGTGGCGTGATGCTTCTACGCCGACGCTGGCGGCGACGATGGACGCGATGGTTAAGGCGGTGCAGGCGAAGATTTTCCCGATGGGGTCTGAGATTGTGTTGGATCGTATTGGGGTGTCTTCTGCGGAGAAGGCGGTGTTGCGGCGTGAGTGGGCCCACCAGCAGGCTTCGCAGCGTTTGGTGTCGTTGACTTCGCAGGGCTTGGGGGAATCAGTACGAGTGCCGGTTTCGGGTGATGTTGGTGTGGATGAGTTTGTGTCTGGGGAGGATTCCTCCGGATTGTAG
- a CDS encoding tape measure protein has translation MVQLANAWVVIKPSTKDIAPAVKQALGEADSSAVKSGESMGTKLSSGIGKTLKRGALAAGAAAGSALGYTLKKGFDRLSAIEGAQAKLKGLGHSTQNVGKIMDSALNSVKGTAYGLGDAAGLAAQMVASGIKPGQELEGVLKTVGDTAAIAGRDISDVGLIFGSVAARGKLQGDDMMQLMSSGIPVLQLLAKETGKTSEEISEMVSDGQIDFKTFEKAMKAGMGGAALEMGKTFSGSVMNAKAAVGRLGETLLKGPFNVAPAIIGNATKAIDGLTDKVRGVFEYFEKGYQGDAFKKAFPDAQVANEVARTLDSVKQKFDDFMSGLKGNNDAPGMFGALGESARKIKDAFVELAPSVGKIIASLGQGAMAASIVSMTGAFATLAPLLANILAPILEKIAQLMTENQGAVNGLVTGFVAFKGISFVTGLFGGVAGNLRNVGGAAKFLGGALSGGGGLGGIMLRVAGGFKSANPIIAGIGKTFVGLGSKLINMGSLFSRISGIGSKIGSVFLKVGGSLARFAGVLKSGLVTGLRMAMGAFRALTAAMLANPMVLIATAIAAVVAGLIWFFTKTETGKRIWGEFIQALKDAWSWLANKFTQVWSDVSDAASSAWEGIKSAWSATGDFFTGVWDGVKSGASGVWDGIKSGASGAWDGIKSAASGAFDGLKNAVTATRDWLSENWTTVLSILGGPIGMAVSYIVTHWEQIRDAFASGVETVKNLWNGLWNGLVAVASAVWNGITTTLSAAWNGLVSIAGAVWNGLKALIVGVWNGIRAGVIAVWNGLSIAIVAGWNAIKGMAIAVWNGVKAVIVGVWNGLRAAVLAILGFLRDGIVNGWSAIKSASSAAWNAIKAVVLGAWNAVKAGVIAAVNALKSAISNFVNSARNSFNNFIQIVSGIPGRIKGIFAAAGSWLVNAGRDIISGLVSGIRSAGSIIGDAIRAVVPDRLEGFIGLSLGGVIEAYAQGGVKRFGRGGKENHSAQIAKAGAWRVWAEPETGGEAYIPLAGSKRARSTAILSQVADMFGLSVVSKDTGAPVDPRYRGSLAPKSVNYFADGGITAGDVLQWVRGKTVKGMRAPAGRSLEGFPYTWGGGSAGNWGDCSGMISLVAGFVKGLWRHRPLARLFATGSQGSVLASMGAKRGLGGRNDFNIGWFNGGPYGGHTAGDVGGIAIEMGGARGNGQIGGRAASARHPSFTDHAHFKLSSARPETPWRRPSADSTAGMAGGSAAPLAGGVPAGAAVGDSFGGSTSVSWGKAQDLYTQAAEYLGVGKASYAARQTDQNVSGTTATDARDPHTPNKRTGVPQGDKPRPTSKWGQPFFAFEIARSAKSKHLPARGAMIGIGTALVESGDPLKMWANRAVPESMAFKHDAVGSDYDSVGLFQQRNNGAWGTTADRMSPFRSAGMFFNAMLRKFPKWQQMDPGAVAQGVQVSAFPGRYAGKMGRAMQLVKSTGLYDQGGVLPHRGLSVNLSRKPEAVLTNSQWGNFARSTRATEDLVVVLKRGMPEFQVLSRKGPDAWLRTAVAVEKIAATGDYTGNAPFAKDSVFTEIALRLYEVRKSFENEINKAMGAVKRFGLTLGGEFIGKSEIVRDAEEGLAQTREQIAAETVRTADLEEDLAKKRISLIGARSKSAALTTVQTRKLADAEEALRDARAVKDSAKRAKAIAKAQKRLDRVNEDIAESLEKSSEKNAKVVQKAMDDVAKAEGKLTEAQLKQADAAIRLEAAERTVAASRYKAIGELATGVLDSVAKGAGTVAEYAGAMAKLASEVEKTRQEVSKLALANVNNRIATLEAVNALRTSETDLARARWDGYVSIARAEAALAKERKGHLTMGAASVANLADAVDRFRVAGVAAVDDILLTWVQDQDLVMQAEWALKQARAEAALAQQEATIKQQLAQFNLAAATMEQVHIAQQLRLQTALLAQQQAATFGVGVHQMGALQRMGQAVQKIFTGIAKIVGGIAMGVAGFAVGGPLGAIPGAVTALSGIPDLVGGISGAVANKKAADEAWKKLDPAAKAGAGFGIAGAALSGLAGIAGGTVGGLGPEAITGGFQVGNSILDATFGSMSQIAETKMEAINAEHQKRLDEMQRSYELDKAILESQKSGLQAGSSATLEKLKLDIEVAKLSKELAKARADKDDAVVISALERAVAEATKRQGELAAMSASNQARLDAATHALTQAARESGKQVNITLTGDGYSSSQVEELLNSVAREYGDMNLRITRLEDKNAPGALDYASARR, from the coding sequence GTGGTTCAGCTAGCTAACGCATGGGTGGTTATTAAGCCGTCCACGAAGGACATTGCCCCAGCTGTGAAGCAGGCTCTGGGTGAGGCTGATTCGTCAGCCGTCAAGTCCGGCGAGTCGATGGGAACCAAACTATCGTCGGGCATTGGCAAGACGCTCAAGAGGGGCGCGCTGGCTGCCGGCGCTGCTGCTGGCTCGGCGCTTGGTTACACTCTTAAAAAGGGCTTTGATCGCCTTTCGGCTATCGAGGGTGCGCAAGCCAAGCTCAAGGGCCTTGGTCACTCCACGCAGAACGTGGGAAAAATCATGGACTCTGCTCTTAACTCAGTGAAGGGCACGGCCTATGGCCTCGGTGACGCTGCGGGTCTTGCTGCGCAGATGGTTGCTTCTGGGATCAAGCCGGGGCAGGAGCTGGAAGGTGTCCTTAAGACTGTGGGAGATACGGCTGCGATTGCTGGCCGTGACATCTCCGATGTAGGCCTTATCTTCGGTTCGGTCGCAGCACGCGGCAAGCTCCAGGGCGATGACATGATGCAGCTTATGTCCAGCGGCATTCCCGTGTTGCAGTTACTCGCAAAGGAGACTGGCAAGACCTCCGAAGAGATTTCGGAGATGGTTTCCGATGGGCAAATCGACTTTAAGACTTTTGAGAAAGCTATGAAGGCCGGCATGGGCGGGGCTGCGCTCGAGATGGGCAAGACGTTTTCGGGTTCGGTGATGAATGCTAAGGCTGCTGTTGGTCGTCTCGGCGAAACGCTGCTCAAGGGTCCATTCAACGTTGCCCCTGCCATTATCGGTAACGCCACTAAGGCAATTGACGGACTAACCGACAAGGTTAGGGGCGTTTTCGAGTATTTCGAAAAGGGCTATCAGGGGGATGCTTTCAAAAAGGCCTTTCCTGACGCTCAAGTAGCCAATGAGGTCGCGCGCACGCTCGATAGCGTCAAGCAGAAGTTCGATGACTTCATGTCTGGCCTCAAGGGCAATAATGACGCTCCAGGCATGTTTGGTGCGTTAGGTGAGTCTGCCCGGAAGATCAAGGACGCATTTGTTGAACTCGCGCCGAGCGTGGGCAAGATTATCGCGTCTCTGGGGCAGGGTGCGATGGCTGCGTCCATCGTGTCCATGACGGGCGCGTTTGCCACGCTTGCCCCGCTGTTAGCGAATATCCTCGCGCCAATTCTGGAGAAGATTGCCCAGCTCATGACGGAGAATCAGGGCGCGGTGAATGGGCTTGTTACTGGCTTCGTCGCGTTCAAGGGCATAAGTTTCGTCACGGGATTGTTCGGCGGTGTGGCTGGTAACCTGCGCAACGTCGGTGGTGCCGCAAAGTTCCTTGGCGGGGCGTTAAGCGGTGGGGGTGGACTCGGCGGCATCATGCTCCGGGTCGCTGGTGGGTTTAAGTCCGCTAACCCCATCATCGCGGGCATCGGCAAAACGTTCGTAGGGCTTGGTAGCAAGCTCATAAATATGGGCTCGCTGTTTTCGCGCATCAGCGGAATTGGGTCGAAGATCGGCTCGGTGTTCCTCAAGGTGGGCGGTAGTCTCGCGCGGTTTGCCGGCGTCTTAAAGTCTGGTCTTGTCACCGGTTTGCGCATGGCGATGGGGGCATTCCGGGCGCTGACGGCCGCAATGCTGGCTAACCCGATGGTTCTCATTGCCACTGCTATCGCTGCAGTGGTTGCCGGACTCATCTGGTTTTTCACCAAGACCGAGACCGGTAAGCGAATCTGGGGCGAGTTTATACAGGCCCTTAAGGACGCATGGTCGTGGCTCGCGAACAAATTCACGCAAGTCTGGAGTGATGTTTCTGACGCTGCATCGTCTGCATGGGAGGGCATTAAGTCCGCTTGGTCGGCAACAGGCGATTTCTTCACCGGCGTATGGGATGGCGTTAAATCTGGCGCCTCCGGTGTGTGGGACGGCATTAAGTCTGGCGCCTCCGGCGCATGGGACGGCATCAAGAGTGCCGCTTCGGGTGCTTTCGATGGCCTAAAGAACGCGGTCACCGCCACTCGCGATTGGCTGTCTGAGAACTGGACTACGGTGCTGTCGATCCTTGGCGGGCCTATCGGTATGGCAGTTTCCTACATCGTTACCCACTGGGAGCAGATCAGGGACGCTTTTGCCAGTGGCGTGGAGACGGTCAAGAACCTGTGGAATGGCTTGTGGAATGGTTTAGTTGCTGTCGCATCTGCTGTCTGGAATGGAATCACCACCACGCTTTCTGCGGCATGGAATGGGTTAGTCTCCATTGCTGGCGCGGTGTGGAATGGGCTTAAAGCCCTCATTGTCGGCGTGTGGAACGGTATCCGCGCCGGGGTGATAGCGGTCTGGAATGGACTCTCTATTGCGATCGTGGCCGGGTGGAACGCCATTAAGGGCATGGCCATCGCAGTCTGGAATGGTGTTAAGGCTGTCATTGTGGGCGTATGGAATGGCCTACGCGCTGCCGTACTGGCTATCCTCGGATTCCTGCGTGATGGCATCGTCAATGGCTGGAGTGCTATCAAGTCCGCAAGCTCCGCAGCGTGGAACGCCATTAAGGCCGTTGTTCTCGGGGCGTGGAATGCGGTTAAGGCTGGCGTTATCGCGGCTGTTAACGCGCTCAAGTCCGCCATCTCCAACTTCGTTAACAGTGCCCGCAACAGCTTCAATAATTTCATTCAGATCGTCTCTGGTATCCCGGGGCGCATCAAGGGCATTTTTGCGGCTGCCGGCAGTTGGCTCGTCAACGCTGGGCGGGACATTATCTCCGGTCTTGTTTCGGGCATTCGTTCCGCTGGGTCGATCATTGGTGACGCTATCCGCGCGGTCGTGCCCGATAGGCTTGAGGGGTTCATTGGCCTGTCGCTCGGTGGCGTTATCGAGGCTTATGCCCAGGGCGGAGTTAAGCGCTTTGGGCGTGGAGGCAAGGAGAATCACAGCGCGCAGATCGCCAAGGCTGGCGCGTGGCGCGTGTGGGCTGAACCTGAAACCGGTGGCGAGGCCTACATTCCGCTGGCTGGCTCCAAGCGTGCCCGCTCGACGGCTATCCTTTCGCAGGTCGCGGACATGTTCGGCCTGTCTGTCGTTAGCAAGGACACTGGCGCTCCGGTCGACCCTCGCTACCGCGGGTCGCTGGCCCCGAAGAGCGTGAATTACTTCGCCGATGGTGGTATCACCGCGGGTGATGTTTTGCAGTGGGTCCGAGGTAAGACCGTTAAGGGTATGCGTGCGCCCGCTGGTCGCAGCCTTGAGGGATTCCCTTACACGTGGGGCGGTGGCTCGGCTGGCAATTGGGGTGATTGCTCTGGCATGATCTCGCTGGTCGCCGGCTTCGTTAAGGGGCTGTGGCGTCACCGCCCATTGGCGCGCTTGTTTGCGACGGGCAGTCAGGGTTCCGTGCTGGCCTCGATGGGCGCGAAGCGTGGCCTCGGTGGACGCAATGACTTCAATATTGGCTGGTTCAATGGTGGCCCATATGGTGGCCACACGGCTGGCGACGTGGGTGGTATCGCCATTGAGATGGGTGGAGCTCGCGGTAATGGCCAGATCGGTGGCCGTGCTGCTAGCGCTCGCCACCCGTCGTTTACTGACCATGCTCACTTCAAGCTGTCCAGCGCTCGCCCGGAGACTCCGTGGCGTAGGCCATCGGCTGATTCGACGGCTGGCATGGCTGGTGGTAGTGCTGCACCCCTTGCGGGTGGCGTGCCCGCTGGCGCTGCCGTGGGCGACTCGTTCGGCGGCAGCACTTCCGTATCGTGGGGCAAGGCGCAAGACCTGTACACGCAGGCCGCCGAGTACCTAGGCGTAGGAAAAGCGAGCTACGCAGCCCGTCAGACCGACCAGAACGTCAGCGGTACGACCGCGACCGATGCCCGCGACCCGCACACCCCAAACAAGCGCACCGGCGTTCCTCAAGGCGATAAGCCCCGACCCACGAGCAAGTGGGGGCAGCCATTCTTCGCATTCGAGATCGCTCGTTCCGCTAAGTCGAAGCACCTGCCTGCACGCGGCGCCATGATCGGCATTGGTACGGCACTTGTGGAGTCCGGCGACCCGCTGAAAATGTGGGCGAATCGAGCTGTGCCTGAATCGATGGCGTTCAAACATGACGCAGTTGGCTCGGATTACGACTCGGTGGGCCTGTTCCAGCAGCGCAATAACGGCGCATGGGGCACCACTGCAGACCGCATGAGCCCGTTCCGTAGTGCCGGCATGTTCTTCAATGCCATGCTGCGGAAGTTCCCGAAGTGGCAACAGATGGACCCTGGTGCGGTGGCGCAGGGGGTGCAGGTGTCTGCGTTCCCCGGGCGCTACGCAGGCAAGATGGGGCGCGCTATGCAGCTGGTGAAGTCCACCGGCTTGTACGACCAGGGCGGCGTACTGCCACACCGTGGCCTATCTGTGAACCTGTCCCGCAAGCCGGAAGCTGTTCTCACGAACAGTCAGTGGGGCAACTTTGCGCGATCCACGCGGGCTACGGAAGATTTGGTGGTGGTGCTCAAGCGTGGCATGCCTGAGTTTCAGGTACTGTCCCGCAAGGGGCCGGATGCGTGGCTGCGCACGGCTGTGGCGGTGGAGAAGATCGCAGCTACCGGTGACTACACGGGCAACGCGCCATTCGCGAAGGATTCCGTGTTCACGGAGATTGCGTTGCGGTTGTATGAGGTACGCAAGTCTTTCGAGAATGAGATCAATAAGGCCATGGGCGCGGTGAAGCGTTTCGGCCTTACGCTTGGCGGGGAGTTTATCGGCAAGTCCGAGATTGTCCGCGATGCGGAGGAGGGTTTGGCGCAGACCCGTGAGCAGATTGCAGCTGAGACGGTCAGGACTGCTGACCTTGAAGAGGACCTTGCGAAAAAGCGCATTTCCCTCATTGGGGCACGTAGCAAGAGTGCCGCGCTGACAACGGTGCAGACCCGCAAGCTCGCTGACGCGGAAGAGGCGCTGCGTGATGCGCGCGCCGTTAAGGATTCGGCCAAGCGGGCTAAGGCTATCGCCAAGGCGCAGAAGCGTCTCGATAGGGTGAATGAGGATATTGCCGAGTCGCTGGAGAAGTCCAGCGAGAAGAACGCCAAGGTTGTTCAGAAGGCAATGGACGATGTTGCCAAGGCGGAGGGTAAGCTCACCGAGGCTCAGCTCAAGCAGGCGGATGCTGCGATTCGCCTCGAGGCTGCGGAACGTACCGTCGCTGCGTCGCGCTACAAGGCGATCGGCGAGTTGGCTACTGGTGTGTTGGATTCGGTCGCTAAGGGCGCTGGCACGGTCGCGGAGTATGCCGGGGCAATGGCGAAGCTGGCTAGTGAAGTGGAAAAGACCCGTCAAGAGGTTTCTAAGCTTGCTCTGGCAAACGTCAACAACCGGATCGCGACTCTCGAGGCGGTCAATGCTTTGCGCACAAGCGAGACTGACCTCGCGCGAGCCCGGTGGGACGGTTATGTCTCCATCGCTCGTGCCGAGGCTGCGCTTGCTAAGGAGCGCAAGGGTCATCTCACGATGGGTGCTGCGAGTGTGGCGAACCTCGCAGATGCTGTTGATCGGTTCCGCGTGGCTGGTGTTGCTGCTGTTGATGACATTTTGCTGACATGGGTGCAAGACCAGGACTTGGTCATGCAGGCCGAGTGGGCGCTGAAGCAGGCGCGGGCAGAAGCTGCCCTTGCCCAGCAAGAAGCGACCATTAAGCAGCAGTTGGCGCAGTTCAACCTCGCGGCTGCCACGATGGAGCAGGTTCACATCGCCCAGCAGCTACGACTACAGACCGCGCTGCTTGCTCAGCAGCAGGCTGCGACGTTCGGTGTTGGCGTGCATCAAATGGGCGCATTGCAGCGCATGGGGCAGGCCGTTCAGAAGATTTTCACTGGTATCGCGAAGATCGTCGGTGGTATCGCGATGGGTGTTGCTGGCTTTGCTGTCGGTGGCCCCCTGGGTGCTATTCCCGGTGCGGTTACGGCATTGTCTGGTATTCCTGACCTTGTTGGTGGCATTTCTGGAGCCGTGGCCAATAAGAAGGCTGCCGATGAAGCATGGAAGAAGCTCGACCCAGCTGCTAAGGCTGGCGCTGGCTTCGGCATCGCTGGGGCGGCGCTGTCTGGTTTGGCTGGCATTGCCGGTGGCACGGTAGGTGGGCTGGGTCCCGAAGCCATCACTGGCGGGTTCCAAGTCGGCAATTCGATTCTTGATGCCACATTCGGGTCGATGTCGCAGATCGCTGAAACAAAGATGGAGGCGATTAATGCCGAGCATCAGAAGCGACTCGATGAGATGCAGCGAAGCTACGAGTTGGACAAGGCAATTCTTGAATCACAGAAATCTGGCCTACAGGCCGGCTCGAGTGCCACGCTGGAGAAGCTGAAGCTCGATATTGAGGTCGCGAAGCTCAGTAAGGAGCTGGCTAAGGCGCGCGCCGATAAGGACGACGCGGTGGTTATTTCCGCGTTGGAGCGTGCTGTAGCCGAAGCGACAAAGCGCCAGGGCGAGCTGGCCGCAATGTCCGCGTCGAATCAGGCGCGACTCGATGCGGCAACACACGCACTGACGCAGGCAGCAAGGGAATCGGGCAAGCAGGTGAACATCACCCTCACCGGTGATGGTTACAGCTCAAGTCAGGTTGAAGAGCTACTTAACAGCGTCGCCCGGGAGTATGGCGACATGAACCTGCGCATAACGCGCCTTGAGGATAAAAACGCGCCGGGCGCATTGGATTATGCGTCGGCCCGCCGATAG
- a CDS encoding major capsid protein, which produces MKLFTDYADPYQLTLTARVGFDERERARGISLSEFLPNLNVNGTSLEVSQYGGGLNEVAEFRAFDAENSFGEGHGGQRLTVPLAALGRQERVSEWDQLQMRNISDKDMLETSQLRVAKRIGAAIADRLELARGQVIQTAKFSADENGFKSDMDFGRGSAFTVTAATKWDQQDATPIDDITAWVEAYVAEHGVEPEAILMSKKALSVLKKATQVQKFATAGQIAQIVNSDYLNGLLMDHGLPMVREYNRKVRKGGKAVDVIDAKVAVLVPPAELEAGMTALGTTLESLQSNYNLPHDEQAGIAVGAYKSENPIGIYINGAAIAMPVLANANAFMAATVLT; this is translated from the coding sequence ATGAAGCTTTTTACTGACTACGCTGACCCCTACCAGCTCACCCTTACCGCTCGTGTGGGCTTTGATGAGCGCGAACGCGCCCGTGGGATTTCCCTGTCGGAGTTCCTGCCAAACCTCAACGTCAACGGCACCAGCTTGGAGGTAAGCCAGTACGGTGGCGGGTTGAATGAGGTAGCGGAGTTCCGCGCATTCGATGCTGAAAACAGCTTCGGTGAGGGCCACGGCGGGCAGCGCCTGACCGTGCCCTTAGCCGCGCTTGGCCGCCAGGAGCGAGTGTCTGAGTGGGACCAGCTTCAGATGCGCAACATCTCCGACAAGGATATGCTGGAAACCTCCCAGCTGCGCGTTGCCAAGCGTATCGGCGCAGCTATTGCAGACCGCCTGGAACTGGCACGCGGCCAGGTCATCCAGACCGCAAAGTTCAGCGCCGATGAAAACGGGTTCAAGTCCGACATGGACTTTGGGCGTGGGTCCGCGTTTACGGTGACGGCTGCTACCAAGTGGGACCAGCAGGACGCTACCCCGATTGATGACATCACCGCGTGGGTGGAGGCCTACGTTGCAGAGCACGGTGTGGAGCCAGAGGCAATTTTGATGTCGAAGAAGGCGCTGTCTGTGTTGAAGAAGGCCACGCAGGTGCAGAAGTTTGCTACAGCAGGCCAGATCGCGCAGATCGTCAACTCTGACTACCTCAACGGCCTCCTCATGGACCACGGCCTACCGATGGTTCGTGAGTACAACCGCAAGGTCCGTAAGGGAGGTAAGGCGGTCGATGTTATCGACGCGAAAGTTGCGGTGCTTGTGCCCCCGGCTGAACTTGAAGCCGGTATGACCGCACTGGGCACCACCCTGGAATCTTTGCAGAGTAACTACAACCTTCCGCATGACGAGCAGGCAGGTATTGCCGTTGGTGCCTATAAGTCGGAGAACCCAATTGGTATCTACATCAATGGTGCCGCTATTGCGATGCCTGTGTTGGCGAACGCTAACGCGTTTATGGCCGCAACCGTCTTGACCTAG
- a CDS encoding capsid assembly scaffolding protein Gp46 family protein has translation MKNTRPWLRFIEGPQGGAATASEPTAADESTQDTTENDSGEVDSGEVDYKAKYEAMKTHSRDWEAKAKANIAAAKKLKELEDAEKTELEKLGEKLAASEHTNSQLQARLDQLSIAAEHGISPTDAELFLHGDKDTMVKQAKALAERGKVKGLGVNPAQGRGVSSSPTRETIVERAKKL, from the coding sequence ATGAAGAACACTCGCCCGTGGCTTCGGTTTATCGAAGGCCCACAAGGTGGTGCCGCAACGGCATCAGAGCCCACGGCTGCCGATGAGTCCACGCAAGATACCACTGAGAATGACTCAGGCGAGGTGGATTCCGGCGAGGTGGATTACAAGGCCAAGTACGAGGCCATGAAGACCCACTCTCGGGATTGGGAAGCTAAAGCCAAGGCCAATATTGCCGCGGCGAAGAAGTTAAAGGAGTTGGAAGACGCTGAGAAAACCGAGCTGGAAAAGCTCGGCGAGAAACTCGCGGCGTCCGAACACACCAACAGCCAGCTCCAAGCCCGCCTGGACCAGCTCAGTATCGCCGCCGAACACGGCATTAGCCCCACGGATGCGGAACTGTTTCTCCACGGTGATAAAGACACCATGGTCAAGCAGGCTAAGGCGCTAGCTGAACGGGGCAAGGTGAAAGGCCTCGGGGTGAATCCGGCGCAGGGGCGTGGGGTGAGTTCTTCACCGACGCGCGAAACCATCGTTGAGCGCGCCAAGAAACTCTAA